GCAGCGCGTAGGCGTGCTGCCGGTCCGGGTCGCCGGAGGCCCAGAAGCCGCGGGCGGTGGCCTCCAGGACCCGGTTGGAGACGCCGTCGGGGGTGAACAGCAGCTCCCAGGCGTCGGCCTTGGCGTCCTCCCCGGGCCGGGCGGCCCGGGCCCGGGCCGCGCCGAACTCCGCTTCGCTGCCCGGTTCGCGGGCCGCCTCGGCGTCGATCGCGTCCTCGTCGAGCCGCCCGAGCGCGGCCAGCCGGGCCAGGCCGGCCCAGCGCAGTTCCGGTCCGACGGGCAGGGCGCCGGGCGCCGCGTCGTCCGCCAACCAGCCCTGCAGCTCGGTGAGTTGGTCGTCTCCGCCGCTGCTCTCGACGGCGGCCCGCAGCGCGGCCAGCCGGATGCCGTGGCTGCCGTCGCCGGCCAGCAGAGCGCGGGCGGTGCGGCTGACGGCGGCCAGGCCCTCGGCCCGGCGCGCGGCGGGCAGGTAGCGGCCGGCCACGTGGGTGCGGGCGAAGGTGAGGACGGTCTCGACGATGCTGTCGGAGGTCTCGGCGGGCAGGTGGCGTTCCATCAGGTCGAGGTAGGCCGCGGGGTCGAGTTCGGCGTCCCGGACCAGGTCGCGGGCGTGCTCCCACAGGACGGCGCGGGTGACGTCGTCCTCGATCGCCGACAGCGACTGCGCGACGGCCCGCCAGGAGTCCGGGTCCAGGCGGATCTTGGCCCAGGTCAGGTCGCCGTCGTTGGGGACGACCAGGGTAGCGCCGGCCTCGACCAGGGCGGGGACGGCGACCCGGCGGCCCGGGCCGAGCTCGACCGGGACGCGGCCGGCCGGGACGACCCGGCCGTCCTCGACCCGGTAGCCGCCGACCTCGATCAGGTGGGGCCGGCTGCCCTCGTTGACGACGGTGAGCGCGGTCAGGGTGCCGTCGGCGGCGCGCTCGGTCTCGGCGCGCAGCGTGTCGACGCCGCTGGTGCGCAGCCAGGCGTCCGCCCAGCCGGGCACGTCGCGGCCGCTGCTGGCGCTCAACGCGGCCAGGAAGTCCGGGAGTTCGGCGTTGCCGTAGAGGTGGTCGGCGAAGTAGGCGTTCAGGCCGGCGAAGAAGGCGTCGTCGCCGAGCCAGGCGACCAGCTGGCGCAGCGCGGAGGCACCCTTGGCGTAGGAGATGCCGTCGAAGTTGACCATCGCCTCGGCGACCGAGCGGGTGCCGTTGCCGGCCACCGGGTGGGTGGAGCCGCGCTGGTCGGCGTCGTAGCCCCAGCCCTTGCGCCGGGCGGAGAACGCGGTCCAGGCGCCGGTGAAGCGGGTGGCCTCGACGGCGATCCGGTAGCCGAGCATCTCGGCGAACGACTCGTTCAGCCACAGGTCGTCCCACCAGCGCATGGTGACCAGGTCGCCGAACCACATGTGGGCCATCTCGTGGCAGACCACCATGGCGCGGGTCTCGTGGTCGGAGGCGGTGGCCGGGGAGCGGAACAGCATCTCGTCGCGGAACACCACGCAGCCGGGGTTCTCCATCGCGCCCCAGTTGAACTCGGGGACGAACGCCTGGTGGTACTCGCCGAACGGGTAGCGCTCGTCGAAGAGTTGGTGCAGCCGGTCCAGCGAGGCGGCCGTCACCTCGAACAACTCGGTTGCCTCGCGGTCGAGTTCGGCGGCCAGCGAGCGGCGGGCGTGCAGGCCGAGCGGGATGCCGTCGTGCTCGCCGTGCACCGAGTGCAGCGGGCCGCCGACCACGGTGAACAGGTAGGTGGAGATCGGCTTGGTCGGGGCGAACTCCCAACTGCCCTTCTCGCCGCGGACCTTGGCGCCGTTGCCGACCAGGGTCCACTCCTCGGGGGCGGTGGCGGTCAGCGTGAACGGGGCCTTCAGGTCGGGCTGGTCGAAGCAGGCGAACACCTTGGCCGCCAGGTCGGGCCCGCAGGTGGCGTACACGTACACCTCGCCGTCGGCCGGGTCGGTGTACCGGTGCAGGCCCTCGCCGGTG
Above is a genomic segment from Kitasatospora cineracea containing:
- the pepN gene encoding aminopeptidase N; translation: MPALQRSEATVRARLLEVRGYTVDLDLTGGPERFGSTTVIRFGCTEPGADSFVDVEPAVLRRAVLNGEPLDTAALDGNRLALPALRAENELLVEAEMRYSRTGEGLHRYTDPADGEVYVYATCGPDLAAKVFACFDQPDLKAPFTLTATAPEEWTLVGNGAKVRGEKGSWEFAPTKPISTYLFTVVGGPLHSVHGEHDGIPLGLHARRSLAAELDREATELFEVTAASLDRLHQLFDERYPFGEYHQAFVPEFNWGAMENPGCVVFRDEMLFRSPATASDHETRAMVVCHEMAHMWFGDLVTMRWWDDLWLNESFAEMLGYRIAVEATRFTGAWTAFSARRKGWGYDADQRGSTHPVAGNGTRSVAEAMVNFDGISYAKGASALRQLVAWLGDDAFFAGLNAYFADHLYGNAELPDFLAALSASSGRDVPGWADAWLRTSGVDTLRAETERAADGTLTALTVVNEGSRPHLIEVGGYRVEDGRVVPAGRVPVELGPGRRVAVPALVEAGATLVVPNDGDLTWAKIRLDPDSWRAVAQSLSAIEDDVTRAVLWEHARDLVRDAELDPAAYLDLMERHLPAETSDSIVETVLTFARTHVAGRYLPAARRAEGLAAVSRTARALLAGDGSHGIRLAALRAAVESSGGDDQLTELQGWLADDAAPGALPVGPELRWAGLARLAALGRLDEDAIDAEAAREPGSEAEFGAARARAARPGEDAKADAWELLFTPDGVSNRVLEATARGFWASGDPDRQHAYALRFFARITEAADRTDAVARLLGQALFPSAQTAPEVVAAAEAVLADPALTPALRRNLADATDDLRRTRAVRAAF